In one window of Leptospira sp. WS92.C1 DNA:
- a CDS encoding MFS transporter — MSKKSLIHFYINTAITLLAGNMFNYSLIIYSLDITKSQTFAGSIFFANVSPTILFSFFVGAFLDRYSRLKILYLFQTNFIISGIILGSLISFGWMSYDFRYILILLSIYNGLSLTFIIPGRLTLLGNLVEAKDAGKATMMLNILIIMGFGLAPMVVGLIKQNYDWNVLFFSIASIYFFGYLFLTFVKIPESVIPEKETIWIGLKRGVAFLKSETLSIELLVLTAFAVFMVGPLQVVLPQFAKNILFLDEKGRGLYMGMLGIGLLIGGIGARVLHHKFHIGRMMLVATFLSGVTVLGISNITIPAVSSLLLLTVGILGGLLTALIPSTLQIITPDGVRGKVMSFYSLIFQTTPALSGLLTGKLADAYGQPWSLGFSGGFIIVFSVLFAFAFSKLRALK; from the coding sequence TTGTCTAAAAAAAGTTTAATACATTTTTATATCAATACCGCGATCACTCTCTTGGCGGGAAATATGTTCAATTATTCCCTAATCATCTATTCATTGGATATCACAAAGTCCCAAACCTTTGCGGGTTCGATATTCTTTGCAAACGTATCCCCTACGATTTTATTTAGCTTTTTTGTGGGGGCGTTTTTAGATCGATATTCAAGGTTGAAAATACTTTATCTTTTTCAAACCAACTTTATTATTTCAGGAATTATTCTGGGATCTTTGATCAGCTTTGGTTGGATGTCATACGATTTTCGGTATATTCTGATTTTATTATCCATTTACAACGGGCTCTCGTTGACGTTTATCATTCCCGGCCGATTGACTCTTCTCGGAAATCTTGTGGAGGCCAAAGATGCGGGAAAGGCAACGATGATGTTGAATATTCTCATCATCATGGGATTTGGTTTGGCTCCGATGGTCGTGGGTTTGATCAAACAGAATTACGACTGGAACGTTTTGTTTTTTTCCATTGCCTCTATTTATTTCTTTGGCTATTTGTTTTTAACTTTTGTAAAAATTCCCGAGAGCGTCATTCCGGAAAAAGAAACGATTTGGATCGGATTAAAACGGGGTGTTGCGTTTTTAAAATCGGAAACACTGTCCATTGAACTTCTCGTTTTGACCGCTTTCGCGGTATTTATGGTAGGCCCTTTACAAGTAGTATTGCCTCAATTTGCAAAAAACATACTCTTCTTAGATGAAAAAGGAAGAGGCTTGTATATGGGAATGCTCGGGATTGGGCTATTGATCGGAGGAATCGGAGCAAGAGTTTTACATCATAAGTTTCACATTGGAAGGATGATGTTGGTAGCAACGTTTCTTTCGGGAGTTACCGTATTGGGAATCTCCAATATAACGATTCCTGCTGTTTCTTCTTTACTACTGCTTACGGTGGGAATTCTCGGGGGTTTATTGACAGCTCTGATTCCGTCGACCTTACAGATCATTACTCCGGACGGAGTCAGGGGAAAAGTCATGAGTTTTTACAGTCTTATCTTTCAGACAACTCCGGCACTTTCCGGTCTTCTAACGGGAAAGCTGGCCGATGCTTACGGTCAACCTTGGTCTCTTGGATTTTCGGGAGGTTTTATTATCGTATTTTCGGTCCTTTTTGCTTTTGCGTTTTCTAAGTTACGCGCTCTAAAATAA
- the gpmI gene encoding 2,3-bisphosphoglycerate-independent phosphoglycerate mutase: MKLSKKYTFRYRKTLLVILDGVGYSSRGPESGNAIAGAKLPFLNKVWNQSPTLLIQAHGKAVGMPSDEDMGNSEVGHNVLGSGRIFDQGAKLVSNSIASGDIFQRQAWKEIIANVNKKNSTLHLLGLFSDGNVHAHINHTKALISQAVFEKVSKIRLHILLDGRDVSEKSALEYLNPFEEWLSSLRNDGTDIKIASGGGRMTITMDRYEADWSMVERGWAVHVKGEGRKFSSAKEAIETFRSENPKVIDQYLPSFVISEDGNPIGKITDGDSVVFTNFRGDRAIEISLAFTEKKFDKFDRGALPDIIYAGIMQYDGDLKLPERFLVAPPEIDRTLGEYMANSGISQYALSETQKYGHVTYFWNGNKSGYFDQKSEEYREILSDVIPFDQSPEMKALLITEALEKALTENKQDFYRVNYANGDMVGHTGNYPATVKAMEFMDGCIERLWNACEKQNIVLMITADHGNADEMYQLDKKGNVEKDSKGNPVPKTSHTLNAVPFSVLDPENKLRLNSKIENPGLANVAATILDIMGYETPEGYHSSLIEN, translated from the coding sequence ATGAAGCTTTCTAAAAAATACACCTTTCGATATAGAAAGACACTACTCGTTATACTAGACGGAGTCGGATATTCCTCTCGTGGTCCCGAATCGGGAAATGCGATCGCCGGAGCAAAACTTCCTTTTTTAAACAAGGTTTGGAATCAATCCCCGACCTTACTCATCCAAGCGCATGGTAAAGCAGTGGGAATGCCCTCGGACGAAGATATGGGAAATTCGGAAGTGGGTCATAATGTGCTGGGATCGGGTAGAATATTTGACCAAGGAGCTAAATTGGTTTCGAATTCGATCGCGAGCGGAGACATTTTTCAAAGGCAGGCCTGGAAAGAAATAATCGCAAACGTAAATAAAAAAAATTCCACCTTACATTTGTTAGGTCTTTTTTCGGATGGAAACGTTCACGCACATATCAATCATACAAAAGCCTTAATCTCTCAGGCGGTTTTCGAAAAGGTTTCAAAGATCAGACTTCATATCCTTTTAGATGGAAGAGATGTTTCGGAAAAATCCGCATTAGAATATTTGAATCCTTTTGAAGAATGGTTGAGTTCCCTCCGAAATGACGGGACAGATATCAAAATCGCTTCTGGTGGAGGAAGAATGACGATCACGATGGATCGATACGAGGCGGATTGGTCGATGGTCGAAAGAGGTTGGGCGGTTCACGTAAAAGGAGAAGGCAGAAAATTCTCATCCGCCAAGGAAGCTATCGAAACCTTTCGTTCCGAAAATCCGAAAGTGATCGATCAGTATCTTCCTTCCTTTGTCATTTCCGAAGATGGAAATCCAATAGGCAAAATCACGGACGGAGACTCTGTCGTATTTACGAATTTTAGAGGAGATAGGGCAATCGAAATCTCTCTGGCTTTCACCGAAAAAAAATTTGATAAATTCGATCGAGGTGCACTGCCGGACATCATCTATGCAGGAATTATGCAATATGACGGAGATTTAAAACTGCCCGAACGTTTTTTAGTCGCACCACCCGAGATCGACCGAACCCTAGGGGAATATATGGCAAATTCGGGCATATCCCAATATGCGTTATCCGAAACACAAAAATACGGGCACGTTACCTATTTTTGGAACGGGAATAAAAGCGGTTACTTTGATCAAAAAAGCGAAGAATACCGCGAAATTTTATCCGATGTGATTCCATTTGATCAAAGTCCGGAAATGAAAGCGCTACTGATTACGGAAGCCCTTGAAAAAGCCCTCACGGAAAACAAACAAGATTTTTACAGGGTAAATTATGCAAACGGAGATATGGTTGGACATACTGGAAATTATCCCGCTACCGTAAAAGCGATGGAATTCATGGACGGTTGTATCGAGCGTCTTTGGAACGCTTGCGAAAAACAGAATATAGTTTTGATGATCACCGCGGATCACGGAAACGCGGATGAGATGTATCAACTGGATAAAAAAGGAAACGTAGAAAAGGATTCCAAAGGAAATCCCGTTCCCAAAACGAGTCACACTCTCAATGCGGTTCCATTCAGCGTTTTAGATCCGGAAAACAAACTCAGGCTGAATTCTAAAATAGAAAACCCGGGACTTGCAAACGTAGCGGCCACGATTCTTGATATCATGGGATACGAAACTCCGGAAGGATATCATTCTTCGTTGATCGAAAACTAA